A genome region from Frankineae bacterium MT45 includes the following:
- a CDS encoding beta-N-acetylhexosaminidase, with protein MSSDPQFRRLALSSLMLGFVGPTPPDWLLAGLADGLGGVVLFGSNLGDGRDVRRLTDQLRAAAGHEIVISLDEEGGDVTRLDTQRGSTSPGAAALGHLDDPAVTEAVYAEIGLRLAEAGIDMNLAPVADVNCDPLNPVIGLRSFSADPQVAARHVAAAVRGLQSSGVAACVKHFPGHGATRADSHHGVAILERSRAEIEAVELEPFRAAIAAGALSIMTGHLIVPALDELVATVSPAITTGILREELGFDGTIFTDALEMKAISATIGMVEGFVEALVAGADSIETGALDYPELLEEIPAAVQRAVESGRLSEERLRDAAERTARLTGRRRPAAAVAASGGSRLATAAVDSLEIIGDLPLLERPLVVECATPAGMASGPLPWSLARPLAELLPGTEELRIENAPDIAAILRRAEGRGLVVLIRDPERVAWQRPLIDAIQRHPSAVIVDAGWPAELNSSTPVIRTRGIAPGLLAAAASVIANPISASATARTQENYA; from the coding sequence TTGTCGAGCGATCCACAGTTTCGCCGCCTCGCCCTGTCGAGCCTCATGCTCGGCTTCGTCGGGCCGACGCCACCCGACTGGCTGCTGGCCGGGTTGGCTGACGGCCTCGGCGGGGTCGTCCTCTTCGGCTCGAATCTCGGCGACGGCCGGGACGTTCGCCGGCTCACCGACCAGCTGCGCGCCGCCGCCGGGCATGAGATCGTCATCAGCCTGGACGAAGAGGGTGGCGACGTCACCCGCCTCGACACCCAGCGGGGTAGCACCTCTCCCGGTGCGGCGGCCCTGGGTCACCTCGACGACCCGGCTGTGACCGAAGCGGTCTACGCCGAGATCGGCCTGCGCCTGGCTGAGGCCGGCATCGACATGAACCTGGCCCCGGTGGCCGACGTGAACTGCGACCCGCTGAACCCGGTGATCGGGCTGCGCTCCTTCAGCGCTGACCCGCAGGTCGCGGCCCGGCACGTCGCCGCCGCCGTCCGCGGGCTACAGAGCAGCGGGGTCGCCGCCTGTGTGAAGCACTTTCCCGGTCACGGCGCGACCCGGGCCGACTCGCACCACGGGGTGGCGATCCTGGAGCGGAGTCGGGCCGAGATCGAGGCGGTCGAGCTGGAGCCGTTCCGGGCGGCCATCGCGGCCGGCGCGCTGTCGATCATGACCGGTCACCTGATCGTCCCAGCGCTGGACGAACTGGTGGCGACGGTGAGCCCGGCGATCACTACCGGGATCCTGCGCGAGGAGCTTGGCTTCGACGGGACGATCTTCACCGATGCCCTGGAGATGAAGGCCATCTCGGCCACCATCGGCATGGTCGAGGGGTTCGTCGAAGCCCTGGTGGCCGGCGCCGACTCCATCGAGACCGGGGCGCTGGACTACCCCGAGCTGCTGGAGGAGATTCCGGCCGCCGTGCAGCGAGCCGTCGAGAGTGGGCGACTGAGCGAGGAGCGGCTGCGCGACGCTGCTGAACGTACGGCCCGTCTGACCGGCCGCCGCCGCCCGGCCGCCGCTGTGGCTGCCTCCGGCGGGTCGCGACTGGCCACCGCGGCCGTCGATAGCCTGGAGATCATTGGTGATCTGCCCCTGCTGGAGCGGCCGCTGGTCGTCGAGTGCGCCACCCCGGCCGGGATGGCCTCTGGTCCGCTGCCGTGGTCACTGGCCCGGCCGCTGGCCGAACTGCTCCCCGGTACCGAGGAGCTCCGGATCGAGAATGCGCCGGATATCGCGGCGATTCTGAGGCGAGCCGAGGGGCGCGGGCTGGTCGTGCTGATCCGTGATCCGGAGCGAGTCGCCTGGCAGCGACCACTCATCGACGCGATCCAGCGGCATCCGAGCGCGGTCATCGTCGATGCTGGGTGGCCGGCTGAACTGAACAGCTCCACTCCGGTGATCCGGACCCGCGGAATCGCACCGGGCCTCCTCGCCGCCGCGGCCTCCGTCATTGCCAATCCGATTAGCGCTTCGGCGACTGCACGTACTCAGGAGAACTACGCATGA
- a CDS encoding transcriptional regulator, GntR family yields MVLMNSESDLREPKYYSVKRHLLELIDTLPPGSLVPTERLLTTELGTSRTTVRQALGELVGEGRLVRRQGSGTYVAEPKISWPLRMTSFTEQAAATGYSAATQLLDAVREKASDDIAGKLSIKPGAATYCIERLRLVDDTPMAVETSYLSAARFPGLIKHLRKTSSLYRVLADVYGCQPLEAEETIETAAASPREAELLHTDTGSPMLVLGRHSFDADGAPIEWVRSWYRGDRYVFVARLSGP; encoded by the coding sequence GTGGTTCTCATGAACAGCGAGAGCGACCTGCGCGAACCCAAGTATTACTCGGTCAAGCGTCATCTCCTGGAACTCATCGACACGCTCCCGCCGGGCAGCCTGGTGCCCACCGAGCGCCTCCTCACCACCGAACTCGGCACCTCCCGCACCACCGTGCGGCAGGCGCTGGGAGAGCTGGTCGGCGAGGGTCGCCTGGTTCGCCGGCAGGGGTCGGGCACCTACGTCGCCGAGCCGAAGATCAGCTGGCCGCTACGGATGACCAGCTTCACCGAGCAGGCCGCCGCCACCGGTTATTCAGCCGCCACCCAACTGCTCGACGCGGTCCGCGAGAAGGCCAGCGACGACATCGCCGGGAAGCTCTCGATCAAGCCCGGCGCGGCCACGTACTGCATCGAGCGGCTGCGACTGGTCGACGACACCCCGATGGCGGTGGAGACCTCCTACCTCTCGGCGGCCCGCTTCCCCGGTCTCATCAAGCACCTGCGCAAGACCTCCTCGCTCTACCGCGTCCTCGCAGACGTCTACGGTTGCCAGCCGTTGGAGGCCGAGGAGACGATCGAGACCGCCGCCGCATCACCGCGAGAGGCCGAACTCCTGCACACCGACACCGGCTCCCCGATGCTCGTCCTCGGCCGGCACAGCTTCGACGCCGACGGGGCGCCCATCGAGTGGGTGCGCAGCTGGTATCGCGGCGATCGGTACGTCTTCGTGGCCCGGCTCTCCGGTCCGTGA
- a CDS encoding L-proline dehydrogenase, which produces MAIQRELLLRAARSPMLRTRAERSRVARPVVRRFVAGTSQHDASSTVAKLLNDGLLVTLDYLGEDTVTTDQAASTVSAYRSLLAGLADSGFADRAEVSVKLSAIGQSLPDGDAEKIALDGARQICEAAAAAGTTVTLDMEDHTTTDSTLGILQELRADFPWVGAVLQAYLKRTLGDCQDLATAGSRVRLCKGAYAEPESVAYRGEAVEDSYRRCLNVLFAGAGYPMIASHDPAMIAVGRRLAVTHERTPDSYEFQMLYGIRPEEQLAIAAGGNRMRVYVPYGDEWYGYFMRRLAERPANLTFFLRSLTSRG; this is translated from the coding sequence ATGGCGATTCAGCGCGAGTTGCTGCTGCGGGCGGCCCGTTCTCCGATGCTGCGCACCCGGGCCGAGCGGTCGCGGGTGGCCCGTCCCGTCGTGCGGCGCTTCGTCGCCGGCACCAGCCAGCACGATGCCAGCTCGACCGTGGCCAAGTTGCTCAACGACGGGCTGCTGGTCACGCTCGACTACCTCGGCGAGGACACCGTCACCACCGATCAGGCCGCCTCGACGGTATCCGCCTACCGCTCGTTGCTTGCCGGGCTGGCCGACTCCGGGTTCGCGGACCGGGCCGAAGTATCAGTAAAACTCAGTGCGATCGGCCAGTCGCTCCCCGATGGTGACGCCGAGAAGATCGCCCTGGACGGTGCCCGTCAGATCTGTGAGGCGGCCGCCGCAGCCGGAACCACGGTGACCCTCGACATGGAGGATCACACCACCACCGACTCCACGCTCGGCATCCTGCAGGAACTGCGGGCCGACTTCCCGTGGGTCGGCGCCGTCCTGCAGGCCTACCTCAAGCGGACCCTGGGCGACTGCCAGGACCTCGCGACCGCCGGCTCCCGGGTGCGGCTCTGCAAGGGCGCCTACGCCGAGCCGGAGTCGGTGGCCTACCGCGGCGAGGCGGTCGAGGACTCGTACCGTCGCTGCCTGAACGTGCTCTTCGCCGGTGCCGGTTACCCGATGATCGCCTCCCATGACCCGGCGATGATCGCTGTGGGACGGCGGCTGGCCGTGACGCACGAGCGCACCCCGGACAGCTACGAGTTCCAGATGCTCTACGGGATCCGGCCGGAGGAGCAGTTGGCCATCGCCGCCGGTGGCAACCGGATGCGCGTCTACGTCCCGTACGGCGACGAGTGGTACGGCTACTTCATGCGGCGGCTGGCCGAGCGGCCGGCGAACCTGACCTTCTTCCTGCGCTCCCTCACCTCCCGCGGCTAG
- a CDS encoding delta-1-pyrroline-5-carboxylate dehydrogenase, producing the protein MDAITKFPIPLNEAVRTYAPGSPERVELTEKLVELAASPAEFACTIGGRSRMGGGARGKVVQPHDHRAVLGEYAEATTQDAADAIEAALAAAPAWRAMPYAERAAIFLRAADLLAGPWRATLNAATMLGQSKTAIQAEIDSACELIDFWRFNVAFGAQLQAQQPESAPGIFNRLDHRPLEGFVYAITPFNFTAIAANLPTAPALMGNVVVWKPSETQLASATLSLRLLEEAGLPAGVINLLTGDGKAVSEVALAHPDLAGIHFTGSTATFKHLWQQVGQNLTTYRTYPRLVGETGGKDFVLAHPSADPKVLLASLVRGAFEYQGQKCSAASRAYLPASLWDGLQAQLVETVEGLTVGDVRDLSNFMGAVIDRRAFDRLAGVLDRAKNDPKVEILAGGSADDSEGFFVRPTLLLCSDPSHEIFRDEYFGPILAIHVYEDAAPEAFTKILDTVDGASQYGLTGAVIARDRAAILEASERLRFTAGNLYINDKPTGAVVGQQPFGGGRGSGTNDKAGSILNLQRWVSPRTIKETFVTPSAITHPHQLPDTAEGA; encoded by the coding sequence GTGGACGCCATCACGAAGTTCCCGATCCCCCTCAACGAAGCGGTGCGCACCTACGCCCCGGGCTCGCCGGAGCGGGTCGAGCTGACCGAGAAGCTGGTCGAACTGGCCGCCTCGCCGGCCGAGTTCGCCTGCACCATCGGCGGCCGTAGCCGAATGGGCGGCGGCGCCCGCGGCAAGGTCGTGCAGCCACACGACCACCGGGCCGTGCTGGGCGAGTACGCCGAAGCGACCACCCAGGACGCCGCCGACGCCATCGAAGCGGCGCTGGCCGCCGCGCCGGCCTGGCGAGCGATGCCGTACGCCGAGCGGGCGGCGATCTTCCTGCGCGCGGCCGACCTGCTCGCCGGTCCCTGGCGGGCCACGCTGAACGCGGCCACCATGCTCGGCCAGTCGAAGACGGCCATCCAGGCCGAGATCGACTCCGCCTGCGAGCTGATCGACTTCTGGCGCTTCAACGTCGCCTTCGGTGCGCAGTTGCAGGCCCAGCAGCCGGAGTCCGCTCCGGGCATCTTCAACCGTCTCGACCACCGCCCGCTCGAGGGTTTCGTCTACGCGATCACGCCCTTCAACTTCACGGCCATCGCGGCCAACCTGCCGACCGCGCCCGCGCTGATGGGGAACGTGGTCGTCTGGAAACCGTCGGAGACGCAGCTCGCCTCGGCCACCCTCAGCCTGCGACTTCTCGAAGAGGCCGGGCTGCCGGCCGGCGTGATCAACCTCCTCACCGGTGACGGCAAGGCGGTCTCGGAGGTCGCGCTGGCTCACCCCGACCTCGCCGGCATCCACTTCACCGGCTCCACCGCCACGTTCAAGCACCTCTGGCAGCAGGTTGGCCAGAACCTCACGACCTACCGCACCTACCCGCGCCTGGTCGGCGAGACCGGCGGCAAGGACTTCGTGCTGGCCCATCCGTCGGCCGACCCGAAGGTGCTGCTCGCCTCGCTCGTCCGGGGAGCCTTCGAGTACCAGGGGCAGAAGTGCTCCGCCGCCTCGCGGGCCTACCTTCCGGCTTCGCTCTGGGACGGGCTGCAGGCGCAGCTCGTCGAGACCGTCGAGGGGCTCACCGTCGGCGACGTCCGCGACCTCTCCAACTTCATGGGGGCCGTCATCGACCGGCGGGCCTTCGATCGCCTCGCCGGCGTGCTGGACCGGGCAAAGAACGACCCGAAGGTGGAGATCCTGGCCGGCGGAAGTGCCGATGACAGCGAAGGATTCTTCGTCCGTCCGACGCTGCTGCTCTGCTCCGACCCGTCGCACGAGATCTTCCGCGACGAGTACTTCGGCCCGATCCTGGCGATCCACGTCTACGAGGACGCGGCCCCGGAGGCCTTCACGAAGATCCTCGACACGGTGGACGGCGCGTCCCAGTACGGGCTCACCGGGGCCGTGATCGCCCGAGATCGGGCCGCAATTCTCGAGGCATCCGAGCGGCTCCGCTTCACCGCGGGCAACCTCTACATCAACGACAAGCCGACCGGCGCCGTCGTCGGGCAGCAGCCCTTCGGTGGTGGCCGAGGGTCGGGGACGAATGACAAGGCCGGCTCGATCCTGAACCTGCAGCGCTGGGTCTCGCCGCGCACCATCAAGGAGACGTTCGTAACCCCGAGCGCGATCACGCACCCGCATCAGCTCCCCGACACCGCAGAAGGGGCCTAG
- a CDS encoding transcriptional regulator, CdaR family: MDSSNSSISLDEAFVRLSPGRVQVVVDAATPLQLASVSIVAAEDPTTATGERLTAAAVLGVGAHGHVAAELVEAAAERGASLVVLRGGGRLGLRAAEAVARTSGIALWQLADECSWSGLHTELSALITPPPGQLWADDELAGLAQTIATLTGGLVTIEDMQSRVLAYSVSGEEVDELRRLSILGRSGPAAYLALLRELGVYDRLGVPDQVVEVAEDPTSGIRRRLAVGVFAGSEQLGTIWVQQGANPFGENAATALLGAARVAAADLAVPTSRGGRPANGSSEESRFAAVLAGRSPSLLGWSPRLSGLPCVVAGFALDDDATEASQSARWTAAVGKLLRVHAAALRTRALVAEADGRVYLLLPDVTSADDVAEVADALRRALADAQRLEGGSLRAALGPVVSGVAQLARSRRGADLALDSAADSTVGSAEADPLVLFDQIRPRLFVEVLAQAARASEELSDAALDGLTQSQPQLAQTLLTYLDLGSDVVACAAELGIHPTTARYRLRRVNEILPLNLDDPDERLAVHLQLRSTVF; the protein is encoded by the coding sequence ATGGATTCATCGAATTCGAGCATCTCCCTGGACGAGGCCTTCGTCCGCCTCAGCCCCGGCCGCGTTCAGGTTGTGGTCGATGCCGCTACCCCGCTCCAACTCGCTTCGGTCTCCATCGTCGCCGCCGAGGATCCGACGACGGCGACCGGCGAGCGCCTCACTGCGGCCGCCGTCCTCGGCGTCGGCGCCCACGGTCACGTCGCCGCTGAGCTAGTGGAGGCGGCGGCCGAACGCGGCGCCTCCCTGGTGGTGCTCCGTGGCGGCGGGCGTCTTGGGTTGCGCGCGGCCGAGGCGGTGGCTCGGACGTCCGGCATCGCGCTCTGGCAGCTCGCCGACGAATGCAGCTGGAGCGGGCTGCACACCGAGCTGAGCGCCCTGATCACCCCGCCGCCCGGCCAGCTGTGGGCTGATGACGAGCTGGCCGGGCTAGCCCAGACCATCGCCACCCTCACCGGCGGCCTGGTGACGATCGAGGACATGCAGTCCCGGGTGCTGGCCTACTCGGTCTCCGGAGAGGAGGTCGATGAGCTGAGGCGCCTCTCCATCCTCGGACGCAGCGGACCGGCCGCTTACCTGGCGCTGCTGCGTGAGCTCGGGGTCTACGACCGCCTCGGTGTCCCGGACCAGGTCGTCGAGGTGGCCGAAGATCCGACCTCCGGCATCCGCCGGCGACTGGCGGTGGGCGTCTTCGCCGGGAGCGAGCAGCTCGGGACGATCTGGGTGCAGCAAGGGGCGAACCCCTTCGGGGAGAACGCGGCCACCGCACTACTCGGTGCGGCTCGGGTCGCCGCGGCCGATCTCGCAGTCCCGACGAGCCGGGGCGGGCGCCCGGCAAACGGATCCAGCGAGGAGAGCCGCTTCGCCGCCGTGCTGGCCGGCCGTTCACCGTCGCTGCTCGGCTGGTCGCCCCGGTTGAGCGGACTCCCCTGCGTCGTGGCCGGGTTCGCCCTCGACGACGACGCGACCGAGGCTTCGCAGAGTGCCCGCTGGACGGCCGCTGTCGGCAAGCTGCTGCGGGTGCACGCGGCCGCGCTCCGCACCCGGGCCCTGGTGGCCGAGGCCGACGGGCGGGTCTACCTGCTCCTGCCGGACGTCACCTCGGCCGACGACGTCGCCGAGGTCGCCGACGCGCTGCGCCGGGCGCTGGCCGACGCCCAGCGTCTGGAGGGTGGTTCGCTGCGCGCCGCGTTGGGACCGGTGGTGAGCGGCGTCGCCCAGCTTGCCCGCTCCCGGCGCGGCGCCGACCTGGCCCTGGATTCAGCCGCCGACTCCACCGTGGGCTCCGCCGAGGCCGACCCGCTCGTCCTCTTCGATCAGATCCGCCCCCGGCTCTTCGTGGAGGTGCTGGCCCAGGCGGCCCGCGCGTCCGAGGAGTTGAGCGACGCCGCACTGGACGGGCTCACCCAGAGCCAGCCGCAGCTGGCCCAGACGCTGCTCACCTACCTCGATCTCGGCTCCGACGTTGTCGCCTGCGCGGCGGAACTCGGGATTCACCCGACGACCGCGCGCTACCGGCTGCGCAGGGTGAACGAGATTCTGCCGCTGAACCTGGATGATCCCGATGAACGCCTGGCCGTGCACCTACAGCTGCGCAGCACGGTGTTCTAA
- a CDS encoding Dolichyl-phosphate-mannose-protein mannosyltransferase, giving the protein MASGLPAIARAPVFGAMGALAVVLSALSNGYGYHRDELYFRMLHPGWGYLDEPPLTPLLAHTFSHLSDDAWALRIPATVATVVSVYVLVLLTRELGGGRVAQSICAWGYAFAAVPLIMGHALLTSTVDLPVWPAVLLFAIRALLRAQPSWWLAAGAVVGLSTYNKLLVAVLIVALAVAVLLVGPRPLLWSRPVLAAAGLALVIALPNLIYQATHHWPQLSMGRALAADNAGEVHVLVVPFLFIMLGPPLVPIWIAGLVSLLRRPEWRVLRFIAVALPVLVVLVFVMGSQFYYTFGLLAVIFAVGCVPTERWARGLRLRGGLVAAAITVNSFVSVLLGLPVIALSALGSTPVPAINQVARDSVGWPNYVKEIAAVDATLPPADAGRTVIVASNYGEAGAVDRYGARYSLPAVYSPHNQLYFQGVPPQSASVVIFVGGEYDTASRLFQSCLVTARLDDRVNVDNEEQGEPIAICHDPVGGWGRVWPALKHES; this is encoded by the coding sequence ATGGCCTCTGGGCTGCCTGCGATCGCCCGCGCTCCGGTCTTCGGGGCGATGGGTGCACTGGCCGTCGTGCTGAGCGCGCTGAGCAACGGGTACGGCTACCACCGCGACGAGCTCTACTTCCGGATGCTTCACCCCGGCTGGGGGTACCTGGACGAGCCGCCGCTGACACCGCTGCTGGCCCACACCTTCTCCCACCTGAGCGACGACGCGTGGGCGCTGCGGATTCCGGCGACGGTGGCGACGGTGGTGTCGGTGTACGTGCTCGTTCTCCTCACTCGCGAACTGGGCGGCGGGCGGGTCGCGCAGAGCATCTGCGCCTGGGGCTACGCCTTCGCCGCCGTCCCGCTGATCATGGGGCACGCACTCCTCACCTCGACGGTGGATCTTCCGGTCTGGCCGGCGGTACTGCTCTTTGCGATCCGCGCGCTGCTCCGCGCCCAACCGTCGTGGTGGCTCGCGGCCGGGGCGGTTGTCGGGCTGAGTACCTACAACAAACTGCTGGTCGCTGTACTGATCGTGGCCCTAGCCGTCGCCGTCCTCCTGGTCGGCCCGCGGCCGCTGCTCTGGTCGCGGCCGGTGCTGGCCGCGGCCGGCTTGGCACTGGTGATCGCGCTACCCAACCTGATCTATCAGGCAACCCACCACTGGCCCCAGCTGAGCATGGGACGGGCCCTGGCGGCCGACAACGCCGGCGAAGTACACGTGCTGGTCGTACCGTTCCTCTTCATCATGCTCGGGCCGCCGCTGGTGCCGATCTGGATCGCCGGGCTGGTGAGCCTGCTGCGAAGACCGGAGTGGCGAGTGCTGCGATTCATCGCCGTCGCCCTCCCGGTGCTGGTCGTCCTGGTCTTCGTGATGGGATCGCAGTTCTACTACACGTTCGGCCTGCTGGCGGTGATCTTCGCCGTCGGCTGCGTACCGACGGAACGATGGGCGCGCGGCCTGAGACTGCGTGGCGGGCTGGTCGCGGCGGCGATCACGGTGAACAGTTTCGTCAGTGTTCTACTGGGTCTTCCGGTGATTGCGCTCTCGGCCCTGGGCTCGACGCCGGTGCCGGCGATCAATCAAGTGGCCCGGGACTCGGTCGGCTGGCCCAACTACGTGAAGGAGATCGCCGCCGTCGATGCGACCCTCCCACCGGCCGACGCCGGACGCACGGTCATCGTCGCCAGCAACTACGGGGAGGCCGGAGCGGTCGACCGCTACGGCGCGCGTTACTCGCTCCCGGCCGTCTACAGCCCGCACAATCAGCTGTATTTCCAGGGTGTTCCGCCGCAGTCGGCCAGCGTTGTCATCTTCGTCGGCGGCGAGTACGACACCGCGAGCAGGCTCTTCCAGTCGTGTCTCGTCACGGCCCGGCTGGACGATCGTGTCAACGTCGACAACGAGGAGCAGGGTGAGCCGATCGCCATCTGCCACGATCCGGTAGGCGGTTGGGGCCGGGTCTGGCCGGCGCTGAAGCACGAGAGCTGA
- a CDS encoding phospholipase C: MPIHLTRRRALVTVGLVAATATALVVSSTASSSAHPQRPIPNRSAITASPIKHVVVLFDENISYDHYFGTYPKAANTDGTKFVATTSTPKNNNLVTSGALTSNGNLYYPTRLTPDQALTCDQNHSYLPEQKAEDGGLMDKFVQNVSVDSCTGEYGAPGLSMDYYDGNTVTGLWNYAQQYAMSDASFDATFGPSTPGALNLISGQTHGFREVDSVTGQQVPTPGTYTLASPDKNGVGTVVNDPDPAFDDCSDSNHTSTNTLAAATGQNIGDLLNQRGVTWGWFQGGFAPTSAASSSQTYAVCGAKSTNIGGASVNEYSPHHNPFSYYASTANPHHLPPTSVQNIGKTDQANHNYDLSYFDQSLQQGSLPAVSYLKAPEAQDGHAGYSDPIDEQHFLVSEINAIQKSKYWDSTAIVIAYDDSDGWYDHVAPKITNSSNTAIDDTICNTSTAKQAGDYADRCGPSQRLPLLVISPFAKTNFIGHSVLTQPSILKFIEDNWFTGRIGDASFDAKAGNLEKLFNFTESNNKRVILQQDGSIQSITPIHGWQIRSTS, encoded by the coding sequence GTGCCGATCCATCTAACGCGCCGCCGGGCGCTGGTCACGGTTGGTCTCGTCGCCGCGACCGCGACGGCCCTCGTCGTCTCGAGCACTGCGTCGTCCTCGGCGCACCCGCAGCGACCGATCCCGAACCGCTCCGCCATAACGGCGAGCCCGATCAAGCATGTTGTCGTGCTCTTCGACGAGAACATCTCCTACGACCACTACTTCGGCACGTACCCGAAGGCGGCCAACACCGACGGAACGAAGTTCGTGGCGACGACCAGCACGCCGAAGAACAACAACCTCGTCACCTCCGGGGCGCTGACTAGCAACGGGAACCTCTACTACCCGACGCGGTTGACGCCCGACCAGGCACTCACCTGCGACCAGAACCACAGCTACCTCCCCGAGCAGAAGGCGGAGGACGGTGGCCTGATGGACAAGTTCGTCCAGAACGTCAGCGTCGACTCCTGCACCGGTGAGTACGGCGCGCCGGGTCTGTCGATGGACTACTACGACGGCAACACGGTCACCGGCCTCTGGAACTACGCGCAGCAGTACGCCATGTCCGACGCCTCCTTCGACGCCACCTTCGGCCCGTCGACGCCAGGTGCGCTCAACCTGATCTCCGGACAGACGCACGGCTTCCGCGAGGTCGACTCGGTCACCGGGCAGCAGGTCCCGACCCCGGGCACCTACACGCTGGCCTCGCCGGACAAGAACGGTGTCGGCACCGTCGTCAATGACCCCGACCCGGCCTTCGACGACTGCTCGGACAGCAACCACACCTCGACCAACACGTTGGCCGCGGCCACCGGCCAGAACATCGGTGACCTGCTCAACCAGCGCGGCGTGACCTGGGGCTGGTTCCAGGGTGGCTTCGCGCCGACCTCCGCCGCCAGCTCCTCCCAGACCTACGCGGTCTGCGGAGCCAAGAGCACGAACATCGGTGGCGCTTCGGTGAACGAGTACAGCCCGCACCACAACCCGTTCTCGTACTACGCCTCGACGGCCAACCCGCACCACCTTCCGCCGACGTCGGTGCAGAACATCGGCAAGACCGACCAGGCCAACCACAACTACGACCTGAGCTACTTCGACCAGTCGCTGCAGCAGGGCTCGCTCCCCGCGGTCAGCTACCTGAAGGCGCCGGAGGCCCAGGACGGGCACGCGGGATACTCCGACCCGATCGACGAGCAGCACTTCCTGGTGAGCGAGATCAACGCCATCCAGAAGTCGAAGTACTGGGACAGCACGGCGATCGTCATCGCCTACGACGACTCGGACGGCTGGTATGACCACGTCGCCCCGAAGATCACGAACTCCTCCAACACCGCCATCGACGACACCATCTGCAACACGTCGACGGCCAAGCAGGCCGGTGACTACGCCGATCGCTGTGGCCCGAGCCAGCGGCTGCCGCTGCTGGTCATCTCGCCCTTCGCGAAGACGAACTTCATCGGCCACTCGGTGCTCACCCAGCCGTCGATCCTGAAGTTCATCGAAGACAACTGGTTCACCGGCCGTATCGGCGACGCCTCCTTCGACGCGAAGGCCGGCAACTTGGAGAAGCTCTTCAACTTCACCGAGTCGAACAACAAGCGGGTCATCCTCCAGCAGGATGGATCGATCCAGTCGATCACGCCGATCCATGGCTGGCAGATCCGCTCCACCAGTTGA
- a CDS encoding deferrochelatase/peroxidase EfeB produces MTLERRQFLRGAAVALGGAAAGGMVGREVLAPEPAVAAETSTTPTPAPTGDRSIAFHGANQAGILTERQAQASFVSFDVTARDRGELVELMKTLTARARFLTAGGTPPNLGISAPPSDSGLLGPTVTPGGLTTTVALGSGIFGDRFGLAQQKPTRLRPMDVFVNDNLDPARSHGDLLLQLCADEQDTVLHALRDITRHTRGLMQPRWRQDGFVAPPRPSGTGRNLLGFKDGTANPQVTDEAEMRRLIWVQPGGSEPSWTAGGSYQVVRLIRMLTEFWDRVTISEQERMIGRRRDSGAPLSGNVETDVPDYSDDPLGATIPLDAHIRVANPHTAATDSSRLLRRGYNYDSGIDSNGNLDMGLIFSCFQQDLDRQFVTVQKRLADEPLVDYISPVGGGYFFALPGVRDANDWYASALLG; encoded by the coding sequence ATGACCTTGGAGAGAAGGCAGTTCCTGCGCGGGGCCGCAGTGGCGCTGGGTGGCGCGGCGGCCGGCGGCATGGTCGGACGCGAAGTCCTCGCGCCCGAGCCTGCAGTGGCGGCCGAGACGAGCACGACCCCGACGCCGGCGCCGACCGGCGATCGGAGTATCGCCTTTCATGGCGCAAACCAGGCGGGAATCCTCACCGAGCGGCAGGCGCAGGCCAGCTTCGTCTCCTTCGACGTCACCGCCCGCGATCGGGGTGAACTCGTCGAGCTCATGAAGACACTGACGGCGCGGGCCCGTTTTCTCACCGCCGGTGGGACCCCGCCCAACCTCGGGATCTCCGCTCCGCCGTCGGACTCGGGGCTCCTCGGCCCGACGGTCACCCCCGGCGGTCTCACCACGACGGTCGCCCTCGGCTCGGGCATCTTCGGTGACCGTTTCGGCCTTGCGCAGCAGAAGCCGACTCGCCTGCGTCCGATGGACGTCTTCGTCAATGACAACCTGGACCCGGCCCGCAGCCACGGCGACCTGCTGCTGCAACTCTGCGCCGATGAGCAGGACACGGTGCTGCATGCCCTGCGCGACATCACCCGCCACACCCGCGGGCTGATGCAGCCGCGGTGGCGCCAGGACGGGTTCGTCGCCCCACCTCGGCCGAGCGGCACCGGACGGAACCTGCTGGGCTTCAAGGACGGTACGGCCAACCCGCAGGTCACCGACGAGGCCGAGATGCGCCGCCTCATCTGGGTGCAGCCCGGTGGCAGTGAGCCCAGCTGGACAGCCGGCGGCAGCTATCAGGTGGTGCGCCTGATCCGGATGCTCACCGAGTTCTGGGATCGCGTCACCATCTCCGAGCAGGAGCGGATGATCGGTCGACGCCGCGACAGCGGGGCGCCGCTGTCGGGGAACGTCGAGACTGATGTGCCGGACTACAGCGACGACCCGCTCGGTGCCACGATTCCGCTGGACGCGCACATCCGGGTCGCGAATCCGCACACCGCGGCCACCGACTCGAGCCGGCTACTGCGCCGCGGCTACAACTACGACAGCGGCATCGACAGCAACGGCAACCTCGACATGGGCCTGATCTTCAGTTGTTTCCAGCAGGATCTCGACCGGCAGTTCGTGACCGTGCAGAAGCGGCTGGCCGACGAGCCGCTCGTCGACTACATCTCGCCGGTCGGCGGCGGCTACTTCTTCGCGCTCCCCGGGGTGCGCGACGCGAACGACTGGTACGCCAGCGCCCTGCTCGGCTGA